One Salvelinus namaycush isolate Seneca chromosome 4, SaNama_1.0, whole genome shotgun sequence genomic window carries:
- the LOC120045408 gene encoding nuclear nucleic acid-binding protein C1D-like: protein MLPLCISGWTTTCGETDNMAEDIPVEDYPTEIEEQLTGFESSVGAVNNMVQTILSMPRNELVQKLDPLEQAKLDLMSAYSLNSLFWMYLVTQGINPKEHAIKQELERIRTYMNRVKEITDRRKASRLNKPAMSRLLRNALWEPEEGKSKNTPGGDPQDTPGRAPQHTPGRAPQHTPGRGQRTPGRGHHTPGRGHRTPGRGQHKRFDGHQSKGPKLS from the exons ATGTTGCCGCTATGTATTTCCGGTTGGACTACAACGTGTGGAGAAACAG ACAACATGGCAGAGGACATCCCTGTGGAAGACTACCCTACTGAGATTGAGGAGCAGCTCACAGGGTTTGAGTCGTCAGTCGGTGCTGTCAACAACATGGTGCAGACCATCCTATCCATGCCAAGAAATGAGCTGGTGCAAAAA CTGGATCCTCTGGAACAAGCCAAGCTGGACCTGATGTCTGCATATAGCCTCAACTCTCTTTTCTGGA TGTACTTGGTCACACAAGGAATAAACCCCAAAGAACATGCAATCAAACAAGAGTTG GAGAGGATCAGGACATATATGAACCGTGTGAAGGAGATCACTGATAGGAGGAAAGCATCCCGTCTGAACAAACCAGCTATGTCTCGCTTGCTCAGGAACGCATTGTGGGAGCCTGAGGAAGGGAAGTCAAAGAACACGCCGGGTGGTGACCCCCAGGACACGCCGGGTCGTGCCCCCCAGCACACGCCGGGCCGTGCCCCCCAGCACACGCCGGGTCGAGGCCAGCGCACTCCGGGTCGCGGCCACCACACTCCGGGTCGCGGCCACCGCACTCCAGGTCGCGGCCAGCACAAACGCTTTGATGGCCATCAGTCAAAAGGACCCAAACTCAGCTGA